CGCGTAATATCCTTCCAAACGCAGATTCTGCACTTCCCGGCGGCGGACCGTAGTTATTTGCAAGATCAAAATGTGTTATGCCAAGATCGAAGGCCTGACGACAGATTGCCTGCTTGGTTTGATGGGCGACATCGTCGCCGAAATTATGCCATAAACCTAAGGATATGGCTGGTAGCTTTAACCCGCTTTTACCACAGCGGTTATATTTCATCTTTTCGTAACGTTCAGGATTGGGTGTCCAATTCATGTTCTAACTTGTTTTGGTTCTTATTATGCTCAAAGATAGAATTTCATTCAGAGAGTAATAAATTAAGTACAGACGGGGCTCAGTTTGCTGCTTTTACCTGCATTTTTATTTTAAATAACTTGTCGCTTGCAGTTATAAAAAGCCAGTCATTGTTCTCTCCTCCAAAGCACACGTTCGCTGTCCATTTAGCAGGAACTGGTATATGTTTTATTCGAACACCGTCTTTATTAAAAACAGTCACGCCGTTGCCGGTGAGATAAAGGTTACCTTGATTGTCGATCGTCATTCCATCCGATCCCATTTCAGCAAACAACTTCTTTTCACCCAAAGTGCCATCCTTATTTATGGTGTATCTGTATGTTTTACTGGCTCCAATATCGGCCACATATAGACATTTACCATTCGGTGTGCCGACAATTCCGTTCGGCTTCACTAAGCTGTCTTCTACACTTACCAGGTTGTGCGAGCCTTGTTTCAAAAGATAAACGCTCTGCAATTTCAAATCAGGTTTGGTTCTTTTCCAGTACTCGCGCTGATAATAGGGGTCGGTGAAATACATATCCCCTTTCTTGTTAATCCACACGTCGTTAGGACCGTTCAGCTTTTTACTCTGAAAATCATAGATCAGCACCGAGATTTTGCCACCGGGCGACAACGACCATAGCTGATTATTTTCGTCAGCACATACGATCAGTTCGCCTCTCCTATTAAAATAAAGCCCGTTTGCGCGGCCCGCATTGTCCATGAAGACGGTAAGGCTTCCATTCGTATCGTATTTCCATATTTTATTATTGGGTTGATCGGTAAAAAAAACGTTACCGCCTGCGTCAGCAGCAGGTCCTTCCGTGAAGCTGAACTGATCTGATATTAATTGCAGCTTCCCGTTCCTGGCAACAGGAAATGACGGATCTATATCAGGCGCCTGCGCGACTGAACGAAAAGACAAGGCCAGCAGAGATAAGAGACAAAAAATATCAGCGGTACACTTCATATAGTGAAGATAACGTAAATTCCAGAAAGAGTGACGCGATTTATGTGGCCTTTTTGTTAGGCAGCATGACGTAACTGTGTGTCTATTTTTGTTAACAGAAAATCTATATCGAATGGTTTAGCTATGAAATCGTTTGGCGCCCCTTCGTTTTTTAGCGTGTCTTGTAAATTATGCGTTGCCGAAATAAGGATTACAGGAATATGATTTGTATTTCTGTCGTCCTTAATAGCATGGCAGATATCTCTGCCGTCGAGGTTGTCCAGCATCACATCTAATAAGATCAGGTCGGGATGCGATTCTGCAATAGCCTCAAAAATAAAACTTCCATCCGAAAGTGTCACCACTTCATATCCTTCAAACGATAATATATCGTTCAGCGCATCAAGTATAGCGGGGTTATCGTCAACTGCCAGTATCTTCTTAGGTATTGTCTTCATAATCAGAATTATACCAATAGCCGTGCCAGAATCGTCATACGGCTTAATTACTTTTTATACTTGTTGCTGCACAGATCTCAATGCATCTTCGTTTGTGAGATCGAGCCGCAATGGCGTAACAGAAACATATCCGTTTTCCACAGCCCACCTGTCGGTGCCTTCATCGGCAGGTTCAAGCGGAGTAACAGTAAACCAGTAATGTTTGCGGCCCATCGGATCAGTGCCGGGAACTATCTTCCCGTCGTACAAACGAACTGACTGGCGGGTCCAGCGCATCCCCCTGGGTTGTTCGGGGAAGTTGACATTAAATAGAGAAAGTCCTGGTGTCTTAAGCAAAATACCTAGTGTTTCTTCAACAAACGGTTCAAGAGCAGCGAAATCGGGCTCTGTTTTTCCAACCGGTGTACTTAAAGCTATCCCTTTTATTCCGAGCAGCACGGCCTGCTTTGCCGCAGCAAGCGTACCGGAATGCCACATGCCGTTACCAAGGTTGGGGCCCATATTTATGCCCGATAGCACAACATCGGTTTTCGTCCATAAGTGAGTGCCCAGCGCAACGCAGTCGGCTGGAGTTCCATTCACCCTGTACGCTTCAATTCCGTCGAACTCGATAGGTGATTTTTTATAACTTAGAGGTCTTGAATGAGTTACAGCATGCCCCATAGAAGACTGTTCAACGTCTGGTGCTACTACCCTTACTTCTCCGAAACGTAAAGCAATTCGTGCTAATGCTGCTATTCCGGGACTATATATTCCGTCATCGTTCGTTATTAATATTCTCATCGCAAAAAATAATATTTATAAATGCCAACCAAAAAAGCCATACTATGTTTGTTAAGAAAATTATTTGATCTGCTGAATGAGGATAGCTACCCTTCTTCATAACCCGGTTGCGGGTGATGAAGCCCATACCAAAGACAAACTGATTGCCTTAATAGAGTCCCGGGGATATAAGTGTCATTATTCCTCGGTGAAGGAACAAGGGCTGGACCTCATTCATGAGGATACTGAGTTTATTATTATTGCCGGGGGAGATGGAACGGTAAGGAAAGTTGCCAAACAGCTATTGCTTGATAAGAGTCCCGCCAGCCATCTTCCTATTGCTTTATTACCTATGGGCACTGCAAACAATATCGCCCGAACCTTAGGTATTTCGGGAGAGCCGGAAACGATCATCAGACAATGGGCGACCATGCAGCCAAGGACAATCGATATCTGGGATGTGGATAATCTTCCCGGTGCTCGTTTTTTTTGTGAAGGACTTGGCTTCGGCGTATTTCCGCAACTCATTGCAGAAATGCGGCATCATGATGAAGAACTGTCGGATTCGCCTGAAAAAAGGATGGAGGTCGCGCTAGGTACACTTCATGATATCACAGTTAGCTATAAGCCGCATCATTGTATCGTCATTGCCGATGGTACAGACTATTCAGGCGATTATATTATGGTCGAAATCATGAACATGCAATGTATCGGACCAAACCTTGTTCTGGCTTCTGAAGCCAATCCCGGTGATGGCTATATGGAGATAGTACTGATAGCGGAAGGTGAAAAAGGTGAACTGGCCAGATATATCAGCAACAGGATTTCGGGCGTTGAAAGCTTCCTTAAATGTAAAACTTTAAAGGCCCGAAATGTAAAAATCCAATGGGAAGGGCATCTTGTTCATGTAGATGACGAGCTCATTGAGATGAAAGAAATCAAAGAGATTAGTCTAAGCTCTGAAGGCAAAATACTTCATTTTATGGTTCCGGGAACCTGACATAGATCTTTCCTCCCATTTGCGTTGTTGGGTACGTATTAATTTTCTGGCTGGCCGGCCCGGCCTTTACTTCTCCTGTTTCTGTGCTAAACTGAGAGCCGTGCCAGGGACATTGTACCGTTCCACAAATCATAGTTCCGTCCGCAAGCGATCCTCCCTTATGGCTACACCTGTCGTCAAACGCCACATAGCCGTTCTCTGATCTTCCCAATACGATACGTTTATCTCCAACCAGAAGCAGTTTCATCTGGTCTTTCTTCAATTCGCTCTCTTCTGCTGCTTCGATGAGGCCGTCAGAGACATTCAGCCGCGCTTCCTTCCATTTCCCTCCGTTTGCGTAACGGTTATAAACACCAATGTGATTACGATGTACAAGAGTTCCGCCCATCCACCCTGCGGTAACCAGAAGAGCTGTCCCAACGGCTTCGAGCGCCAGGATCGATAAATCAGCTGATTCGTTATTTCTAAGTATGTAAGCAGCTAAAAATACGATGAGCATAGCAGAGTTCATCAAGCCGTGCCTTGCCGCCCTTTTCTTTGCAGAACTGTCTGGTGGCACCGTATATTTAAAATCGATAATTCCGGGCACCGCAGCGACTACCGCGCTTATCATACCCGCCAATTCAAGATAACTACCGGCTTGCCACAAGCTCATATTGCCAGTTACGACCGCGAGAAGATCGAAGAGAAGTGTACCCGAAAGAAAGGCTACAGGAAAGGAAATCAGGATAGGATGTAAGGGATGTGTTTTAATATGAGCTTTGCTTTTCATGGTAAAAGTCGACTTGTATTGGATTAACAGATAACCATAAAAGAAGTTCTTTATTCATCAACTTATAGGTCTATGACAATTAATTGCAACCCATTCTCTTTTATTGCGTAATGCATTAATTACTATTTTTGTATCTGTAATGAATTTATGGTATTCTAAAGAAGGCGCTCCTCATCCCCTGGGTGTATCCTTTATCCCCGATGAAGAAGCATACAATTTCGCGTTGTATTCAAAAAATGCCTCAGCTATTGATCTTTTGCTCTATAGAGAGAACGAATATGATGAGCCGGTGGTAACGATCCATCTGGATCCACTAAAAAACAAGTCGCAGCGGATCTGGCATTGCCGGGTCAAGAAATCGGAACTCCAGGGCGCCGCGTTTTACGGCTATCGTGTAGATGGGCCTCATGGACCTGAACCGGATTACCTGCATCAGTTTGATCCGGAAAAGATATTGCTGGACCCTTATGCCAAAGAAGTTATATTTCCGCCAGCATTTAGCAGGGAGGCAGCCGAAGAATCAGGATCCAACGCCGGGAAAGCCCCGCTTGGAATGATCAGCACCGAAGAGTATTTCGACTGGCAGGACGATAAACCTGTAAGACATGCACATGATCTCATCATCTACGAAATGCATGTAAAGGGATTCACGAAAAATCCGAATTCAGGCGTTTCTAAAGAGAAACAGGGGACCTTCGCTGGTATCATTGAAAAGATCCCTTATCTGAAAGAACTGGGAATAACAGCCGTAGAGCTCATGCCCGTTCATCAGTTTGACCCAACCGAAAAAAATTACTGGGGCTATATGCCTCTTAATTTCTTCGCTCCGAACCATGCTTATACGTCGGATACGACTACTGGCGGCGCCATCAGGGAGTTTAAGACAATGGTGCGGGAGTTGCACAAAGCAGGCCTGGAGGTTATTCTCGACGTGGTATTTAACCATACTTCTGAAGGAGATATTGCTGGTCCGGTTTATTCATTTAAGGGTATTGATAATGCAACGTATTACCTCATGCAGGATCATGCAGAAAACCCCTATCTAAATTACAGCGGTACAGGTAATACCTTACGGACGGATCATCCTGCTGTTCAGCAGCTGATCATGGACAGCCTGAGGTATTGGGTGAAGGAAATGCACGTGGATGGCTTCAGGTTTGACCTTGCTTCTGTTTTCAGTCGTAAAACTGACGGGACGATAGGGTCTTCCCCCATCTTTGATCAGATTGCTGCGGAACCGTATCTTTCTAACGTCAGGCTAATCGCAGAGCCATGGGACGCCGGAGGACTATACCAGCTTGGCAGAGCGTTTCCGGGTATCAGCTGGTATCAATGGAACGGGGGATTCAGAGACGACATACGACGGTTTGTGAGAAGTGAAGCAGGGTTTGCAGCGAAAGCGGTTCAGAGGATCTATGGAAGCGACGACCTCTTTCCCGACGATCCGTTTAATGCCTATCATCCCTATCAGAGTATCAACTATCTTACTTCGCATGACGGCTTTACATTGTATGACCAGGTATCCTATAACCGGAAACATAATTTTGCTAACGGACAGAATAATCAGGATGGTCATGAATATAATTACAGCTGGAACTGCGGTTGGGAGGGTGACGGTAATGTCCCCTGCGACGTCCTTAGGCTAAGAAAAAGGCAAACCCGTAATTTCTTCACCCTCCTGATGCTTTCGAACGGCACACCGATGGTATTATCCGGCGATGAATTCTTAAATACTCAGAGGGGGAACAATAATCCATATAATCAGGATAACGAGACGACGTGGATCGACTGGCACCGCAGGGAGGAGATGAGCCTCCATTTCGATTTTGTAAAAACGCTTATCGCTTTCAGAAAAAGGCATACTGCCATAGCTAGAAGCCGTTTCTGGAGGGAGGACGTGAAATGGTTTGGCTGCAGTGGCAACATTTCGTTCGATCACGAACTGAGATGCTTTGCATGGTTCCTGTCGGGTAAAAAGTTTAATGAAACCGACCTTTACGTAATGGTAAACATGAACTGGGAAAGCCAGAAATTTAAGTTTATGGAACAGGGTTCGTGGAAAAGGGTGATCGATACGTCGATTGAGACCACCGCGGAATCTGCCGGCCAGGCTGAGGATCTCATCATACTGGATGCAAGATCGGTGGCTGTATTCGAAAAAACAAACTAATATATATACCACAAAGCCGGAAAAATAAATTTCCGGCTTTGTGGTATTATACGAACAATCTTAGCTCTTGTGGTGTTTATGATGATGACCAGAGATAACCTTGCTTATTCCAAAGCCTAAAATCCAGGTATCATATGCTTTCCATTTTACATCGTATGCTAGCTCTGCTCCAAATTCCCAGCCTCCGGGGATATGAAGACCGTATTCAGCACCAATAGTCGACAGGAAGTAATTTTCCCCTTTGGCAATTTCGTCGCCGGCACCGAGCATAATGCTTAGATGTTTATCTAATTTATAGGCCCCAATAATCTTGGTAGCAAGCGGACGCTCGCGTTCAATGGCTATCTCTTCCTCCTCTCCTGATTGCTTTTCTACTGTAAAATCTTCAAGGATCAGATCGTTGTGAAGGCCTATTGACCATTTCGAATTGATCAGGTAATCATAATTGAAACCCCAGGCTCCCATAACAAGCCATTTCTTTTCACCATTTTCTATCCCCTCGTGGACGTGTGCATGCCCGATAGAAAGGGTGAATTTGTGGGCTCCTTTTTCTGACTCTTCTGTCGCCTCTGAATGTTCCTGGGCGAATGAACCAAAGCTTGTAAAAACAGCAGTGGCCAGCAGAATGATACATGCGGCCACTGATCTTTTTTCTAAAAAGTATTTAATTCTCATCGTGTAATTAGTATTTCGGGTGCAAACAAAAGAATTATGCGCTTAAAATACTTTGATGAAGATCATATTTACTAAATATTATAATTAACGTCCCAGGATTCGAGATAATCAGCTACCTTTTTTACGAACATCCCGCCCAGGGCTCCGTCGACAACACGATGATCGTAGGACATAGATAGGAACATCTTATGCCTGATAGCAATGACATCGCCATACTCGGTTTCGATAACAGCAGGTTTCTTCTGAATAGCTCCTACAGCTAAAATGGCCACCTGGGGCTGATTAATAATAGGAATCCCCATTACATTTCCGAATGATCCGATATTGGTGAGGGTAAAAGTACCATCCATTACTTCATCAGGAAGGAGTTTACTGTTTCTTGCTCTTAGTGCCAAATCGTTAACCGCACGAGTTAAGCCAACGAGGTTCAGCTGGTCAGCATTCTTTATCACCGGAACAATCAGGTTTCCGGAAGGTAAGGCAGCGGCCATTCCGATGTTGATGTCGCGGTGTTTTATTATACGGGTGCCGTCTACAGATACATTGATCATCGGCATATCCTTTATCGCTTTGGCTACAGCCTGAATAAATATCGGTGTGAAGGTTATTTTTCCACCCTCACGTTTTTCAAAGGAGGCCTTTATTCTTTCCCTCCATTTAACAATATTTGTCACGTCGGCTTCAACGAAAGAAGTAACATGTGGCGCTACGTGTTTGCTCATTACCATGTGATCGGCAATCATCCGCCGCATGCGATCCATTTCCATAATTTCGTCGCCGGCAGAAACCGATGGAGGGGCTTGTTTGAAAGCTGGTTGTGGTTGTTCTGCTGAAACACCGCCTGATGTATTTACTACCGAAACAGGCTCTTTGGATGATGCTGCCACCGGTCCCTGATGTTTCTTCTTAATGAAGTCGAGAATATCTTTTTTAGTTACACGGCCTTCCGCTCCAGTTCCTGAAATCTGATCAAGTTCGTCTGCAGATATGCCCTCTTCAGCGGCGATGCTCTTCACCAGCGGCGAATAAAAGCGGGAACTCTGCTGATCTGTATTACGAAATCCTGCACTTTCTGTAGTATTTTCCAGGGATTCAATGCCCGGGATTGCTTCGGATCGAGGCTCAATGCCTGCTGTTCCAGGAGCTGTTGCTTCCGTAACAGATTGTGATGCACCGGCAGTGCTTTCATCTGTCTCAATGATAGCGATAACAGATCCTACATAGGCAACCTCGTCAGGATTAATAACCTGCCTGATTAACTTACCTGATACGGGGGATGGAACTTCAGAGTCAACCTTATCAGTGGCAATTTCAACCACCGGTTCATCTTCCTCAATAGTGTCGCCGGGTTCTTTAAGCCATTTGGTAATGGTGGCTTCCGCAACGCTTTCACCCATTTTGGGAAGTAATAATTCAAAGTGAGCCATACAATATTAATTGGTATTCCTTGCAAAAGTAAAGCTTTTTAGCACTTAAGCATGGTCTTCGCGTACTAATTTAAGAAGTAACACCAGCGCGTTTACAGCGGCGCGCTCGATGTTCTGTGTGCGGCGTCCGGGAAAAACGAATTTGCGGGTTATTACTCTATTCTTACCTGCTACTCCTATCCATACCGTGCCGGTTGGTTTATCGGGGGTACCACCGCCGGGGCCTGCTATTCCACTGATAGAAACTGCGTAATCAGCATGGAAGTTATTCCGGGCACCCACTGCCATCTCTATCACCGTTTCTTCACTTACAGCACCATAGGAAGCCAGCGTCTCTTCTGAAACACCCAGCATCTGTGTCTTTAAATCGTTAGAATAACTTACCGCCCCGCCGAGGAAAACCTCGCTCGACCCCGCGTGCTGGGTGATCAGATGAGAAAGATACCCTCCTGTGCAGCTTTCAGCAAGGGCAAGTTTTAATCCGAGTGTTTTCATATAATCGAGAACTGCCTTTTCTAAAGGTTTGTCCCCGGCTACAATCACAAACTCTGGTATAAGGGATATGATCTGTCCGGCATAGTATTCAACTTCTTCTTGGAGGGTTCCCTCATCCTCGCCATATGCACTTAGACGAAGGCGTACCTGTCCTAATTTTGGCAAATAAGCTAGCTTAATATACGGGGGAAGTGCACTTTCTACAGGAGCAATAGTTTCGGCCAAAAATGATTCGCCAATGCCCGCCGTAAGGATCGTATGATGAACAATTGCAGACAAGCTGAAGTAGTTTTTCAGTCTCGGCAACACCTCTTCATCAACGAGATACATCATTTCGAAAGGCACACCAGGCATTGAAACGTATACCTTACCACCGTGTTCAAACCACATCCCCGGAGCCGTCCCATTCTTGTTCTGTAAAACAGTACAATTCTCAGGCACATCCGCCTGTTGCTCATTGATTTCGAGTATCGGCCTGTTGTGGGAAGACAGCAGCTTTCTAACGTGCTCCAGAACGCTGCTGTCTCTCCTTAACCTTGCACCGAAATATTCGCAGAGGGTCTTTTTTGTAATATCGTCTTTTGTCGGACCAAGTCCTCCCGTAATAATAATGAGATCAGCGCGTTTTGCCGCTGCGGCAAGGGCTTCCAGAATATGATTACGATCGTCGGAAATGGACGTGATTTGCTTCACCCTGATTCCGTTGTCGTTTAATTTCTGCGCAATCCATGCAGAATTGGTGTCCACTATCTGTCCGATTAAAATTTCATCGCCGATAGTTATTATTTCAGTTAACATTTTATTATGATTTCATGCCTTTAATCAGCATATGGATTTATCGACGCACTCCTTCTGCTCAGCTTCAGATCCTGAAGAATGGAGGCCCTTACCCTGATATTTATATTGTAACTTTTATAGGTCCCAAAGGGTATCCATGACACGGCCATATCCCAGCAATGAAGGTCTCTGTTAATGGAGAATTGACTTTGACTGATCTTTTTGCTCCGGAAGTCATATCCC
The window above is part of the Arcticibacter tournemirensis genome. Proteins encoded here:
- a CDS encoding response regulator transcription factor — encoded protein: MKTIPKKILAVDDNPAILDALNDILSFEGYEVVTLSDGSFIFEAIAESHPDLILLDVMLDNLDGRDICHAIKDDRNTNHIPVILISATHNLQDTLKNEGAPNDFIAKPFDIDFLLTKIDTQLRHAA
- a CDS encoding SMP-30/gluconolactonase/LRE family protein, with the translated sequence MKCTADIFCLLSLLALSFRSVAQAPDIDPSFPVARNGKLQLISDQFSFTEGPAADAGGNVFFTDQPNNKIWKYDTNGSLTVFMDNAGRANGLYFNRRGELIVCADENNQLWSLSPGGKISVLIYDFQSKKLNGPNDVWINKKGDMYFTDPYYQREYWKRTKPDLKLQSVYLLKQGSHNLVSVEDSLVKPNGIVGTPNGKCLYVADIGASKTYRYTINKDGTLGEKKLFAEMGSDGMTIDNQGNLYLTGNGVTVFNKDGVRIKHIPVPAKWTANVCFGGENNDWLFITASDKLFKIKMQVKAAN
- a CDS encoding DUF2231 domain-containing protein — translated: MKSKAHIKTHPLHPILISFPVAFLSGTLLFDLLAVVTGNMSLWQAGSYLELAGMISAVVAAVPGIIDFKYTVPPDSSAKKRAARHGLMNSAMLIVFLAAYILRNNESADLSILALEAVGTALLVTAGWMGGTLVHRNHIGVYNRYANGGKWKEARLNVSDGLIEAAEESELKKDQMKLLLVGDKRIVLGRSENGYVAFDDRCSHKGGSLADGTMICGTVQCPWHGSQFSTETGEVKAGPASQKINTYPTTQMGGKIYVRFPEP
- a CDS encoding diacylglycerol/lipid kinase family protein — encoded protein: MRIATLLHNPVAGDEAHTKDKLIALIESRGYKCHYSSVKEQGLDLIHEDTEFIIIAGGDGTVRKVAKQLLLDKSPASHLPIALLPMGTANNIARTLGISGEPETIIRQWATMQPRTIDIWDVDNLPGARFFCEGLGFGVFPQLIAEMRHHDEELSDSPEKRMEVALGTLHDITVSYKPHHCIVIADGTDYSGDYIMVEIMNMQCIGPNLVLASEANPGDGYMEIVLIAEGEKGELARYISNRISGVESFLKCKTLKARNVKIQWEGHLVHVDDELIEMKEIKEISLSSEGKILHFMVPGT
- a CDS encoding competence/damage-inducible protein A — its product is MLTEIITIGDEILIGQIVDTNSAWIAQKLNDNGIRVKQITSISDDRNHILEALAAAAKRADLIIITGGLGPTKDDITKKTLCEYFGARLRRDSSVLEHVRKLLSSHNRPILEINEQQADVPENCTVLQNKNGTAPGMWFEHGGKVYVSMPGVPFEMMYLVDEEVLPRLKNYFSLSAIVHHTILTAGIGESFLAETIAPVESALPPYIKLAYLPKLGQVRLRLSAYGEDEGTLQEEVEYYAGQIISLIPEFVIVAGDKPLEKAVLDYMKTLGLKLALAESCTGGYLSHLITQHAGSSEVFLGGAVSYSNDLKTQMLGVSEETLASYGAVSEETVIEMAVGARNNFHADYAVSISGIAGPGGGTPDKPTGTVWIGVAGKNRVITRKFVFPGRRTQNIERAAVNALVLLLKLVREDHA
- the glgX gene encoding glycogen debranching protein GlgX translates to MNLWYSKEGAPHPLGVSFIPDEEAYNFALYSKNASAIDLLLYRENEYDEPVVTIHLDPLKNKSQRIWHCRVKKSELQGAAFYGYRVDGPHGPEPDYLHQFDPEKILLDPYAKEVIFPPAFSREAAEESGSNAGKAPLGMISTEEYFDWQDDKPVRHAHDLIIYEMHVKGFTKNPNSGVSKEKQGTFAGIIEKIPYLKELGITAVELMPVHQFDPTEKNYWGYMPLNFFAPNHAYTSDTTTGGAIREFKTMVRELHKAGLEVILDVVFNHTSEGDIAGPVYSFKGIDNATYYLMQDHAENPYLNYSGTGNTLRTDHPAVQQLIMDSLRYWVKEMHVDGFRFDLASVFSRKTDGTIGSSPIFDQIAAEPYLSNVRLIAEPWDAGGLYQLGRAFPGISWYQWNGGFRDDIRRFVRSEAGFAAKAVQRIYGSDDLFPDDPFNAYHPYQSINYLTSHDGFTLYDQVSYNRKHNFANGQNNQDGHEYNYSWNCGWEGDGNVPCDVLRLRKRQTRNFFTLLMLSNGTPMVLSGDEFLNTQRGNNNPYNQDNETTWIDWHRREEMSLHFDFVKTLIAFRKRHTAIARSRFWREDVKWFGCSGNISFDHELRCFAWFLSGKKFNETDLYVMVNMNWESQKFKFMEQGSWKRVIDTSIETTAESAGQAEDLIILDARSVAVFEKTN
- the surE gene encoding 5'/3'-nucleotidase SurE, yielding MRILITNDDGIYSPGIAALARIALRFGEVRVVAPDVEQSSMGHAVTHSRPLSYKKSPIEFDGIEAYRVNGTPADCVALGTHLWTKTDVVLSGINMGPNLGNGMWHSGTLAAAKQAVLLGIKGIALSTPVGKTEPDFAALEPFVEETLGILLKTPGLSLFNVNFPEQPRGMRWTRQSVRLYDGKIVPGTDPMGRKHYWFTVTPLEPADEGTDRWAVENGYVSVTPLRLDLTNEDALRSVQQQV
- a CDS encoding dihydrolipoamide acetyltransferase family protein, with protein sequence MAHFELLLPKMGESVAEATITKWLKEPGDTIEEDEPVVEIATDKVDSEVPSPVSGKLIRQVINPDEVAYVGSVIAIIETDESTAGASQSVTEATAPGTAGIEPRSEAIPGIESLENTTESAGFRNTDQQSSRFYSPLVKSIAAEEGISADELDQISGTGAEGRVTKKDILDFIKKKHQGPVAASSKEPVSVVNTSGGVSAEQPQPAFKQAPPSVSAGDEIMEMDRMRRMIADHMVMSKHVAPHVTSFVEADVTNIVKWRERIKASFEKREGGKITFTPIFIQAVAKAIKDMPMINVSVDGTRIIKHRDINIGMAAALPSGNLIVPVIKNADQLNLVGLTRAVNDLALRARNSKLLPDEVMDGTFTLTNIGSFGNVMGIPIINQPQVAILAVGAIQKKPAVIETEYGDVIAIRHKMFLSMSYDHRVVDGALGGMFVKKVADYLESWDVNYNI